Within the Glycine max cultivar Williams 82 chromosome 12, Glycine_max_v4.0, whole genome shotgun sequence genome, the region TTCTTCTCCTCaaagcttcatttttttttgttactagtTGTTGCTTCCCGGGGATGTTGTGAAGAGAGAGTAAAAAATCAATTGTTTTGAAATTGTTACATATCTTGAGAGTTCTTCTACAAGAACTGAATCTCCAACATCCTGCTCTAATGATAGATCTtaacaaaactataaattttaatattgtaaTGTTGAAGTAGTCTCCTATCAATTAATTGAGGATAGTTAGCACCACTTTAATAATGCAATGTAGTATCATAAAAGTCACTTAACCATACCTTTCCCTTTTCCATTAGAGTTTTCTTTGGATACTCACATAAACAGtagttacaacttacaaaagaaaaagaaacaagaaaaaaaaagaaaggaaaggtaaaataaaaggaagaaaaaaaaagtgaatgctTTATATTAGAATTTAGACAACCGGCATCCGACATCCGTGGTCCTTGGCTCAAACTAACAAAAGGGAAAGCATGAAGATGTAAATAAAGGGGTTTTAATCTGAAATTAATAACTTGCCTTAGTTTCATATATAGTAAGAACAACCTAGTTAGATTGCATCGTTAATTTGGTAAATATTCGTCGTCCATGAAGTTATGTTTTGTTAAACAGACCACTCTGGATGCATCAATTGTTCGAATAATGAGCGCGCCAGTTTTATGCTTTTAGCGCAAGTATGTAACTTTCAATCATCAATGAATATTACTATAATAATTTCAGAAAGCAAGCATGCACAAATCATGTTTTTCCATATTCCTTTTCAGGGTATtttgctttttggtttcatttttgGCAATTATTTCCGTTCTCCCAAATCAATCTAAATTACGTAACGATAACACCAACTGGAAAAGACGTGATATAACTGGGTTCGAGTCCCCTTAAATTCTACCATCCTGACGTTAATTCTTGTCTTCGATATCTCGTGTGATATAAATTCCAAGCTCATTTTAgttattgaattttaataattgattataaggataaagaagaaatcaaaggCAGAaattttgtcatataatataataCGGCATCAAGTTTTGTGCCATCTAATTGTGACATAAACACAGAAAGGTATATAGTTTCCAATTGTCAAAATACCGAAAAAGATAGATAGAACCTCACACTGCACAAATGATAACACTGCGTACTCTCTCCATCACTTTGATCAGCAACATAAGAAACTGCAAGACCAAGGATGAAACTAGAAAGTAAAGCATCACAATTACTATCTCATAACTTAGTATTTTCTTTCAATGTGTAACCCTTGTGTGTGTGTCTCACTCTGATTCTTTCACCAcacaaaaatgcaaaaaaaaaaaaaaaaacaaaaaacactcaAGGGGTGTAGCCTTGTTCTTCCTGCTGCTTCTCGTACTCTTCCATGGTGTCAAACTCATTTGGATACTGACTCTTCTCATAGTAACCTTCGTTTTCAGTAGTCCTCCCTCTCCCTGATTCGTACCCATTAAGGTTATAATTCTCATTAACACTATTCACATGATAGTAGTAATTTCTATTCTCCAAGGACCTTGTGTCACTCATTCCCTCTCTCTTCTCCTCATAGCCATTGCCGttatagttgttgttgttgttattgttgttgttgttgttgtagtagTAGTAATTTTCCTTGCCAttgtagttgttgttgttgttgtagtaaTTTTCCTTTTCGTTGTAGTTGTTGTTGGAGTAGCCACCAATGTAACTGTTCCTGTACTCTTCCCTAGTGTTGTGATTGTTGTTGTACtcttcattgttgttgttgtagaaATTGGATTTGGGGTAGCCAGTTTTGTAGCTCTCCTCATTGACGTCTTCATTCAGAAGCGCATTTTGAAAGGTGGTGGTGGCGGTAGGAGTCTCCTTGGTGGGAGGGTATTGGCTATAAGAGCCTCTACCATAGAGGCCATAAGCCTCTCCACTGTCAAAAAATTCAGGCTCTGGTGCTGGTCCAGATGGTATTGTTGACCCAATTTCTTGTTCAGCTGAAGGTGCTGGTGTTGGTGCTGTTTCTGGTTCTGGTGTTGGTGCTGCTGATGCTGGTTCTAGAGCTGGTTCTGGTGCTAGTGCTGGAGATTCAGCTTTTGTTTTGTCAAGAGGGTCTCTGACATTATAGATGGTTCTGAAATGGGAGAACAAGCTAAAGAGCTTGCCTTCTCTAGCTTGAATTTGGGGGGAGATGACAAGCACCAAgagcaaaaagaaagagagttGGTTCccaaaagaagccatagtatgGAATGAATAATGATAGTGAGAGGTAAGTGTTAAGAAAGTGATGTTGTTTGGGTCATTTATAGAGAGACTAAAGTTTCAATATATCAAAGGCCGGCTAATTATGCGAGGATTGTGGAGGGAAGAAGAATGGGTGTGGGGTATGATAATGACTTCAATTCCATGCTGCATGTGCAAGGTTTGAGAAATGAGATAGCCAGCATGGGAAACACAAAGATGTGTACATTGTGTAGTGCTGAGACAGCACTATGGTCTAAGTCAAAAAGTggcattttattttgttgctttTTCATTGGTGAGGTAAGATGAGTTCCCTTTTGCTATacgaatttcaaaattaattggcGGGCCCTTTCGCAACAATGGTAAAAATGGTACTTGAAAAAAAGGGGATAGAAAATGAATACAATTGTAAGTGGGAAGTGTGAAACTTGGAAACAGAGAAGCCATATCACTATTGAAACATGAATTATCTTAAAGAAATAGTTATATATTGTGTGTGTTTTTAATAAACTCAGGTTATTCTTAGGTTCAGTgcaattgattaatttttcaaaatactttaatttatttatgaaattaatctCTTTGAATAAATGTTTTTCTATATCCACAAGTTTAAGGATTGAACATCTGATCCTAACTCAACAAATTACAGTGTTTTTACAATCAATTTGGTTCAGAAAAATTTagtattatttgattattacaTATTTAACCCTAACTCAACAACAATTAAACCATTAAACACTAAACTAATGTCTTCAATTATTCAATGACGGGTGcaattttaaaaaccaaattaattGTGGTCGTGGAGCACATAGTTTAGATTTAATGATGGTCTACGTTCATGCAAAGCACTACATGAGTTGAAAAACATATAGAAACCAAAAGAAAAGTTATTTCTGGTTTTGTTACTTATtgttgaagatatacttttgtaatcgcataatattttatttttaatggatTAGTCAATGGATTAACCTAATCAATAAGTGGTTCCTATCTTTAAGaagcaagttagttttaatattttttttgattaatatcttgttatttaattagtttattttttgttatttattgtatcaatttgaattagaatagaataattatattttcttcacatacttattgtctctcttctctcctctattttttataattttctccacaaaaccaacacttatatttatttaaatgaaaaatataagtgCAAAGCATGCTCTAATCAAGCATATTTAGTAACACCCACCCAGTGGACTTTGTAATTAACCACGGATTCTGAAAGTCATTAAGAAAACGCAAGACAGGCTATGACATTTTGCTTAAAGAATAATCAATTTCATTGCCCACGATGATTCTAGGCCTCTGGCTCATCAATTAAAGTAATGGGTATACAGAAAGCGTTGTCTATTGATTTTGGAAGCAAAATTGATAAAGTTAGCTCAATGACTGGCATGATTAGTTGAAAACAGGTTTTGCACTTTTGATATTCGATTTGCTTTGGAGTGATGTTGAAGGGacggtttttttattttttatttttaactatggCGTGATGAGCGGAAGAGCCATTGAAAAACAAAGGTAGAATGTGCACATCTAGAACCGGAAGTACCCAACATGAATATGCCTTTTGGGATAGGTTGGTGAGAACACTTTGACTTTAGATTTGTTGTCTGACCCGATCAATTAGAGAATTTATGATAACATGACAAATTTTATGTCATGACAGAGACAGACACAATACGGGCTCTATGTTATTTAGGCATTGAAAGCCCGGGTTTTATTGGGCCAAAGCACAGGCTTTTATCCGTCCCTCAAAATTATGAAGGGAGTCGATATTAGCCCTCCACAATTGCTCTTGCTTCCTATCAGATTTGCAAAAATACCAAAATACCATTTTCTCCTATCCTCTAATTATTGGCACCCACCCCTCCCCATCaacctttctttcttccttcttttcttctttcccccccccccttcttccTTCCTTGCCTCACAAAGCTCTCTCCTCTACACGGAATTGTGATAGGAACATACTTTCAAACATAgtttttttagttgattaaaatttattaaaagctacaaaatcaagagaaaaaatcattaaatatcaTGTAGGACCCATAAAAATTCCTTTGTGTTACAAATTTATAACACAATGAAATCTTGATTTTATTATGTTGCAAACTCTGTCACACAACagaatcataatttcattataCTACAAATTTTGTAATGGAATCATACTTCCGTTGTGCTATGGGAGCATGAAAAAATGTTTCCGCTATACAAAGTGAGGaaggatattttttaaaaatgaaaatgattgtAGGGGCCACTAGCAACTCACATTATGAAAATGGAAACAAATGACAATTGATAAAGAGGAGTGATAGGAACATACTTTCAAACATAgtttttttagttgattaaaatttattaaaagctacaaaatcaagagaaaaaatcattaaatatcaTGTAGGACCCATAAaactttgtaattttaataaattttaaccaataaaagagaATGTCTTCAAAAGAAGGTGACATAAAGTGTGTTCTtaacatttatcattaaattcgtgaaatgaaagagaaaagtattaaaatgaagttaatgaaaaaaattatatctggTCATTTAGCAAAAATAAGAAATAGTTTagccatttttcttttgttattgttgAACCCTAAGGCTGAATGAGTAGTGGGCTAACGTAAACCCAACTCCAAATATTCCAAAGGTGTTGTTGGACCACCACCAAAGTCCTTACCGAAAGTAAAATATGCCTCCACCAAAGTTTCTCTAATCCTCTCATTCTCTATTTTCTCAAATCTCAATATGTCCCTCTCACCACCGTCTGAAGAGTTTCTTTGCCGTCCTTCTCAGTGTCTTCTCATCCAATAGAGTTTTTCTAGTTCGGCAAACAAAATATTCAGATCATTCAGATTATATAGATGGGCTAAGTTGAGGATaaattaacgttttaaaactaaatatcaCAGCATTACCTTTAACCAACTGaagtatattaattattgaataagaACACATGTTATTTTGGATAATAGACTTAGAACATGATGGAACATAAGAAATGcaatttatgattattattattattaccccCTCCCCAACTatcttttgaaagatttattcaaTTTATGGCTGAAGCatgtcaattattattttccaaGGGTTCTGAGTTGAAATTAGAAGCATCCATTATGAAATTACATTTAAGAGCTTCTTTAGAATTATCTTCATgattaaaaatttcaacaacTAATTGCAggttatcattatatattaacCCTTAATTGCGCCACCTCACCGCCCGAATTCAAGTACGTAGTTAGATTTACTCTCGGGTTGCCTAGCTAAGTAGCTATCTTCTGTTTCCACATCAATGTTTCTCGGAGATACTTTATAAATATTAGCCAAGGCATGTCAATGGAAGCAAAGTAGCAAAAACTAAACTTTTTTTCCAACTTCATGAATTTGGAAACTGCCCATATTAGTATATATTATCGGAATATTACCACCTATAGCCTTCGACTAGCAATCGAGATATGAATGAGACcctgaaacaattttttttttctacaaaaattAGATACTTTAGCATCAACATAGACTTTTAAACAATGAGACTGAAGCTGCAAATTTAACATCTAATGATAATTCTACCataatcttatctttttaaGTACTCTCTTATTTACATCAACACTATATCCAAGTAGTCTTCCTCATTGCTGAAAAAAAATCCAGATGCGAAACAACTttccaaaatttcaatcaaACACCAAAAAACATTAtgacttttttaatttctccgCAGGGAAcgatatcaaaatcaaacaacaccatctgataaaaaaatattttacacaaaACTCGAGTTGGTAGATGAATATATAAtactattgttttttaaaatataactagtaACTTTTTAAGAATTTCGAGTTGTTAATTAATGAATCTAAAGTTTTATGTGTAAtaagtttatgaaaaaaattcattacaaTTGGAATAACATTATTTGTTTTCCTGAGTTAGGAGATATATCAATTCCTCCATCTGAttccattataattatcatctaaaaagaaaaattaagtttgaaaataattgtcattttaacttttaaataaaacattaattattttttcacttatatatatttcttctaatattattaatgaataacaaaatttataaataaataaattatgatataaaattacgGTCCTAAACAAAAGAACCTTgcttcttaaatataatattgtaaTGAAATACATGTTACAACTACAACtaattcattcttcttcttgttaattttttgaCGACGttaacaaaaaacaataaatttatatccatttaattatgtaatttacttACTAGTTAATGTAATATACTCAATTTGTTGGGAAATCGATGAGATTAATATCAGAGATATTTCCATCAATATATCTCTATATCTCTGAGTAAATCATTTGATTGAGTTTAACACTACACTTCAAAACCTTAAGATGTTAGATTTGTGTGTTTTCTCacttatatgatatttaatatttttatttttatgcaatGTGTAATTTTACTTTCACATTTGTATTCCAAACGTAATTCTTAATCTTACTTTAGCAATTGAAAGGGTTCCAGCCCCATGCATCCATCACTTAGGGAACAAGGAGGAAACCTTTATGAGCTTCTCTACcggaaataaaatcatattaattatagcTCTATCAACAAAGAAGGGGTCTTCCATAGTGGTATTCGCCAACTCTTACTGAAAAAGGAGCCTTGCCATTCCTATCAGCTACTTAGTTAAAAAGAGGATAGTATAGATTTGTGTTATATATTCTTGTACTTGTGCATATATGAAAGCTGAAAGTAATAAGTCATTAATTTAGTAAAGTTTCTACatgaaagaagaaatatttCACTTACACAACTCAAATATATTCCTCATCATATTATGTTATTAGTCTCACATGATCACCTAAGACTAATACAAAAATCACAGCCTTTATAATAgcacatattacacaaaatgGCTAAACAACTTGGCTGGACATAGCAcatgaaaaaagaaagttccaaaagttatatatatatatatatagttttatctCCCCTTTTAATTTTTGCTAGAGGTAAAATAGGTAGCAAACATGCGCATTCTCACATGCAAGAGGGAAGAGAATTGAGAAGTCGTCAAATTAGGGTTCTATGGCCTTCAATTCGCACCGCGCGTAAGAGGAAAAACTTCTCTCTCTTAGAATTGCCATTCAAGCATAAGAGGGAGGGATTTTTGGAATCCCTTGTCTTTGTAATTCACCCATTACACCATCAAGTGCTGGAGCTTTAAGGCCAAGAGGTAGTGGCAACCATGGTTTTGATAGAACATCACTAATAGCCGCATCTATGCTCTCCTTTGACTGTCAAAATTACAACACACGACATACACACACAAGTTAGATTAACCATGCAATATTAATTCTAGCTACTTTTCATGAAatatctctctctcttgtgtTGTGTGTGTATTTCTTCAagcaattcttattttttttttcccgtagaaaaataatttgttttattgttaaatgttaaaatgaaaaatgatcaTTTAACTGCCAATGAGAACGACGCGAATCCAACAAATAGAACTTAGTATTTATAGACACGGACAAACACTAATGCGTGTGTACAGGGTGTATTTTGAGAAAGAGAGATAGAAAGAGAAGTAAGAAAATGACAGGAGAGAATAAATTAAAGAGACACAGAAGGAAATTTACGAAAACCGTGATTTAATTTGTTTGCATGCAAACATTTTCACATCCAAAAAACTAGGGTTTAGAAATATATCGTAAGTAAGTAATGAAATAATTATCTCGAGCgagtttattttactttaagaaaaatattttaatttaataatatgtttACAATATTAtctggttaaaaaaaatattttggtgaattaaaaaataaacccttgaacatataaaaagttgtatcataaaaaaattaaagcaatttttttttagtactaataacacttttttcattattatttgttaattttatgtgGGTATTATCAATAATATAAGTCTACAAAGGTTATATATCATCTAATTTTAAGTAACCATGTTATTACACGAAATATTCATTGatcttattaataaattatttttactgaaGAACTTAActagtaattttaaaaagagtctcatcttttatttatattttttcatctacAAAACTTAAAtctatataagattttatttaagaaatctATCATCAATTTAATC harbors:
- the LOC102662942 gene encoding probable serine/threonine-protein kinase clkA, which produces MASFGNQLSFFLLLVLVISPQIQAREGKLFSLFSHFRTIYNVRDPLDKTKAESPALAPEPALEPASAAPTPEPETAPTPAPSAEQEIGSTIPSGPAPEPEFFDSGEAYGLYGRGSYSQYPPTKETPTATTTFQNALLNEDVNEESYKTGYPKSNFYNNNNEEYNNNHNTREEYRNSYIGGYSNNNYNEKENYYNNNNNYNGKENYYYYNNNNNNNNNNNYNGNGYEEKREGMSDTRSLENRNYYYHVNSVNENYNLNGYESGRGRTTENEGYYEKSQYPNEFDTMEEYEKQQEEQGYTP